From a region of the Streptococcus ruminantium genome:
- a CDS encoding S66 family peptidase, with translation MEKLRQGNHIRIVSPSSSIERIGGFEANLAAKEKLEELGFKLSFSEHYFENDIFYSSSIASRVADLEVAFSDETVDAIMTTIGGFNCNELLPYLDYDLIARNPKIFCGYSDTTALLNAIYAKTGMQTYMGPAYSSFKMKEGQPYQTDSWLKAVTQNQYELIPSSQWSNDAWYLPDTPRTFFPTDWKVYNPGQASGIAIGGNISTLNLLTGTEFAPKPDRYILFLEEAEDDRYDVISRHLAALLQAYPNPQAVLLGRFPKETKMTEEILLAILDKHPILNTIPVLYDLDFAHTQPLFTITIGGQVQVDTESLSVRFY, from the coding sequence ATGGAAAAATTAAGACAAGGCAATCATATTCGCATCGTTAGCCCATCATCTTCTATTGAGAGAATCGGTGGCTTTGAGGCCAATTTGGCAGCAAAAGAAAAATTGGAAGAACTAGGATTCAAACTTTCTTTTTCTGAGCATTATTTTGAAAATGATATTTTCTATTCTTCTTCCATAGCGAGTCGGGTGGCAGATTTAGAGGTTGCCTTTTCGGATGAGACAGTTGACGCTATCATGACAACCATCGGCGGCTTCAATTGTAACGAACTCTTGCCTTATCTGGATTATGACCTGATTGCACGCAATCCGAAAATTTTCTGCGGCTATTCAGATACGACTGCTCTCCTCAATGCCATCTACGCCAAGACTGGCATGCAAACCTACATGGGACCGGCCTATTCTAGCTTTAAGATGAAAGAAGGTCAACCGTACCAAACCGATTCTTGGCTCAAAGCAGTTACGCAAAATCAGTACGAATTGATTCCGAGCTCTCAATGGTCTAATGATGCTTGGTACTTACCTGATACTCCTCGCACCTTTTTCCCAACTGACTGGAAAGTCTACAATCCAGGTCAGGCCTCTGGCATTGCTATAGGTGGAAATATCTCAACGCTTAATCTTCTAACCGGAACTGAGTTTGCACCCAAACCTGATAGGTACATACTTTTTCTGGAAGAAGCCGAAGACGATCGCTACGATGTTATCAGTCGGCACTTGGCTGCTCTTCTTCAGGCCTACCCTAATCCTCAAGCTGTCTTATTGGGACGTTTTCCAAAGGAAACAAAAATGACTGAAGAAATTCTCTTGGCCATCTTGGATAAGCACCCCATCCTCAACACCATCCCAGTACTTTATGATTTGGACTTCGCCCATACTCAACCTCTCTTTACCATTACTATTGGCGGACAGGTGCAAGTAGACACGGAAAGTTTGTCAGTTAGATTTTACTAG
- the comGA gene encoding competence type IV pilus ATPase ComGA — protein MIQEKARQMVEQAVLARVSDLYLVPRGESYQLYHRIMDERVFLQELNEEEVTAIISHFKFLAGLNVGEKRRSQQGSCDYNYGSGQISLRLSTVGDYRGKESLVIRLLYDNDKELKFWFEAAERIAREIKGRGLYLFSGPVGSGKTTLMYHLARLKFPDKQILTIEDPVEIKQEDMLQLQLNEAIGATYDNLIKLSLRHRPDLLIIGEIRDAETARAVIRASLTGATVFSTVHARSISGVYARMLELGVSTEELNNALQGIAYQRLIGGGGVVDFAKENFQNHSADQWNQQIDSLFAAGYISHRQAETEKIVFGSPA, from the coding sequence ATGATTCAAGAAAAAGCAAGACAGATGGTGGAACAAGCAGTGCTTGCTAGGGTTAGCGACCTTTATTTGGTTCCGCGAGGGGAGTCCTATCAGCTCTATCATCGGATTATGGATGAACGAGTATTTTTGCAGGAATTGAATGAAGAAGAAGTGACAGCCATCATCAGTCATTTCAAGTTTTTGGCTGGTTTGAATGTCGGTGAAAAGCGTCGCAGTCAGCAAGGTTCTTGTGATTATAATTATGGTTCAGGGCAGATCTCCCTCCGCTTGTCCACTGTTGGTGATTACCGAGGTAAGGAGAGTTTGGTGATTCGATTGCTGTACGATAATGATAAGGAACTCAAGTTTTGGTTTGAGGCAGCAGAGCGGATTGCTAGGGAAATCAAGGGGCGAGGACTCTACCTTTTTTCGGGTCCGGTCGGCTCTGGCAAAACCACGCTTATGTACCATCTTGCTAGGTTGAAATTTCCAGATAAACAGATTTTAACGATTGAAGATCCGGTAGAAATCAAACAGGAAGATATGCTCCAACTTCAGCTCAATGAAGCGATTGGGGCAACGTATGACAATCTGATTAAGCTGTCTCTTCGTCATCGGCCGGATTTACTGATTATTGGGGAAATACGAGATGCAGAAACAGCAAGGGCAGTCATTCGTGCTAGTCTGACAGGTGCAACAGTTTTTTCTACTGTCCATGCTCGCAGTATTTCAGGGGTCTATGCTCGGATGCTAGAGCTGGGTGTCAGTACAGAGGAGTTAAATAATGCCCTTCAAGGAATTGCTTATCAACGTTTGATTGGGGGAGGGGGTGTTGTAGATTTTGCTAAAGAAAACTTCCAAAACCATTCTGCTGACCAGTGGAACCAACAGATTGATAGCCTTTTTGCAGCAGGATATATCAGTCATAGGCAGGCAGAGACAGAAAAGATTGTCTTTGGATCACCAGCGTAA
- the comGB gene encoding competence type IV pilus assembly protein ComGB — MIAFLQQDISVIGRQRQKRLSLDHQRKVIELFNNLFASGFHLGEIVDFLRRSQLLADRYTQVLSDGLLAGKPFSSLLADLRFSDAVVTQVSLAEVHGNTSLSLFHIQSYLENVSKIRKKLIEVATYPVILLAFLLLIVVGLKNYLLPQLEEENIATVLINHLPAIFLSVVFLLSVGVLAGLTCYRKASKIKVFSRLVALPFLGKVIQTYLTAYYAREWGSLIGQGLEMPQIVELMQTQRSQLFREIGEDLESALSNGQSFHYHIQSYPFFKRELSLIIEYGQVKSKLGSELALYAAECWEEFFSRVNRAMQLIQPLVFLFVALMVVLIYAAMLLPIYQNMELK, encoded by the coding sequence TTGATAGCCTTTTTGCAGCAGGATATATCAGTCATAGGCAGGCAGAGACAGAAAAGATTGTCTTTGGATCACCAGCGTAAGGTGATTGAATTATTTAACAATCTCTTTGCAAGTGGTTTTCATTTGGGAGAAATTGTGGATTTTCTCAGGCGCAGTCAGCTCCTAGCGGACCGTTACACACAGGTTTTATCAGATGGACTGTTGGCTGGTAAACCATTTTCTAGCCTTCTAGCGGATCTTCGTTTTTCGGATGCTGTTGTCACTCAGGTTTCTCTTGCAGAAGTTCATGGTAATACTAGTTTGAGTCTGTTCCACATCCAGTCCTATCTGGAAAATGTCAGTAAAATCCGTAAAAAATTGATCGAGGTTGCCACTTATCCAGTCATTTTACTGGCTTTTCTTCTCCTGATTGTAGTAGGCTTGAAAAACTATCTCTTGCCGCAATTGGAAGAAGAAAACATAGCAACGGTGTTGATTAACCACTTACCAGCTATTTTTTTATCCGTAGTTTTCTTATTATCGGTAGGAGTTTTAGCAGGTCTTACTTGCTATCGCAAAGCGAGCAAAATCAAGGTCTTTTCACGCTTGGTTGCTTTGCCATTTTTGGGAAAAGTTATCCAAACCTATCTAACAGCGTATTATGCTAGGGAGTGGGGAAGTCTAATCGGTCAGGGCTTAGAAATGCCACAGATTGTGGAGTTGATGCAGACACAGCGGTCGCAATTATTCAGAGAGATTGGAGAAGATTTAGAATCAGCTCTTTCAAATGGTCAGAGCTTCCATTATCATATTCAGTCCTATCCATTTTTCAAGCGAGAGTTGAGTTTGATTATTGAGTATGGACAAGTCAAATCCAAACTGGGAAGCGAGTTAGCATTGTATGCAGCGGAGTGTTGGGAAGAATTTTTCTCCCGAGTCAATAGGGCCATGCAGTTGATTCAACCGCTAGTCTTTCTCTTTGTAGCCTTGATGGTCGTTCTTATCTACGCAGCCATGTTGCTGCCTATTTATCAGAATATGGAGTTAAAATGA
- the comGC gene encoding competence type IV pilus major pilin ComGC has translation MKKIIEMKNKAFTLVEMLVVLLIISVLLLLFVPNLSKHSETVQKKGNEAVVKIVESQQELYQLEHGHQPSAEELKNKGYITEKQLEQYQNAKK, from the coding sequence ATGAAAAAAATCATCGAAATGAAGAATAAAGCCTTTACACTGGTAGAGATGTTAGTTGTTCTTTTAATTATTAGTGTTCTCTTGTTGCTTTTTGTGCCGAATTTGAGTAAGCACAGCGAAACTGTCCAGAAGAAAGGAAATGAAGCGGTTGTTAAAATTGTAGAAAGTCAGCAAGAACTCTATCAATTGGAACACGGTCATCAACCTTCAGCAGAAGAGTTAAAAAATAAAGGATACATCACGGAAAAACAGCTAGAGCAATATCAGAATGCGAAGAAATAA
- the comGD gene encoding competence type IV pilus minor pilin ComGD produces the protein MRRNKHSLPAFTLLESLLALFVVSLLTLILSGTVQRTFQVVQEQVFLWEFEALYKDSQQLAANFQQELTLKINEESLTNGYQTVRVPRQVTVLEEKSLVFYKNGGNSSLAKIRFRLKGKTVTYQLYMGSGRYKKSEE, from the coding sequence ATGCGAAGAAATAAGCATAGTTTGCCTGCCTTTACCCTTTTAGAAAGTCTTCTGGCTTTATTTGTAGTCAGTCTTCTAACCCTCATCCTGTCTGGAACCGTTCAAAGAACCTTTCAAGTCGTGCAAGAACAAGTTTTTCTTTGGGAATTTGAGGCTCTTTATAAGGACAGTCAACAGTTGGCCGCAAATTTTCAGCAAGAACTCACTCTCAAGATAAATGAAGAAAGTCTCACTAATGGCTACCAGACAGTCCGAGTGCCTAGGCAGGTTACCGTTTTAGAGGAGAAGAGCCTTGTGTTTTATAAAAATGGGGGCAACTCCTCTCTGGCTAAAATCCGTTTTCGACTGAAGGGAAAGACAGTGACTTATCAATTATATATGGGGAGTGGTCGTTATAAAAAATCAGAAGAATAA
- the comGE gene encoding competence type IV pilus minor pilin ComGE, with the protein MVVIKNQKNKAYVLLESLVALAVFVAICSLLLSAITAGRRRQAWELKQQEILNLAQMAVQTKQHHLVLNGVEVTVQRSSNQLVVFHEGKEVLHIAKN; encoded by the coding sequence GTGGTCGTTATAAAAAATCAGAAGAATAAGGCCTATGTTTTGCTAGAAAGTTTGGTAGCATTGGCGGTCTTTGTTGCTATTTGTAGCTTGCTTCTATCAGCTATAACTGCTGGCCGGAGGCGTCAGGCTTGGGAATTAAAACAACAGGAAATTCTCAATCTGGCTCAGATGGCTGTGCAGACCAAGCAACATCATTTGGTACTCAATGGTGTGGAGGTGACTGTACAACGGAGTTCAAATCAATTAGTCGTTTTTCACGAAGGGAAGGAGGTTTTGCACATTGCTAAAAACTAG
- the comGF gene encoding competence type IV pilus minor pilin ComGF, which yields MLKTRAPAFTLLECLVALVILSGSLLVFEGLSKLISHEVRYQSKVLQKDWLLFSDQLRAEWAQAALVRVENNRIYINKEGQGLAFGKSRSDDFRKTNEKGQGYQPMLYGLQATEIVQEGRLVRMDFTFTNGEERTFIYAFEKTG from the coding sequence TTGCTAAAAACTAGGGCTCCAGCTTTTACCCTTTTAGAATGTTTAGTGGCTTTGGTCATCCTGTCGGGGAGTCTCTTAGTATTTGAAGGATTAAGCAAATTGATTTCTCATGAAGTTCGTTACCAAAGCAAGGTACTTCAAAAGGATTGGCTCCTTTTCTCGGATCAGCTGCGTGCAGAATGGGCTCAGGCGGCTTTGGTTAGAGTTGAGAATAACAGAATCTACATCAATAAGGAAGGTCAAGGCCTTGCCTTTGGAAAATCACGTTCGGATGATTTTCGGAAGACGAATGAGAAGGGGCAAGGGTATCAGCCTATGTTATACGGTCTTCAAGCGACGGAAATTGTTCAAGAGGGAAGACTAGTTAGAATGGATTTTACCTTTACAAATGGAGAGGAGCGAACTTTTATCTATGCTTTTGAAAAAACAGGTTAA
- the comGG gene encoding competence type IV pilus minor pilin ComGG has translation MLLKKQVKAGILLYALLMLAIFSFILQFYLNRQIAESQLVQVSRQQATAYIMARWTLEDMLADQETRVQEKEEGVSTQKLQAEHLNPLSEGRNFYSTGEVAYRRENQSVKLVVRLSDGKSFSYQFPIPSQNEGFLIR, from the coding sequence ATGCTTTTGAAAAAACAGGTTAAGGCAGGTATTTTACTCTATGCCCTGTTGATGCTGGCAATCTTTAGCTTCATTCTTCAGTTTTATCTCAATCGCCAGATAGCAGAAAGTCAGCTAGTACAAGTATCTAGGCAGCAAGCTACAGCTTATATCATGGCTCGATGGACCTTGGAGGATATGTTGGCAGATCAAGAGACAAGAGTACAAGAAAAAGAAGAGGGAGTATCTACTCAGAAATTACAAGCTGAACACCTCAATCCACTCAGCGAAGGACGAAATTTTTATTCGACAGGTGAGGTTGCTTACAGACGAGAAAATCAGTCTGTAAAGCTTGTTGTTCGGTTAAGTGATGGTAAAAGCTTTAGCTATCAGTTTCCAATCCCTAGTCAAAATGAGGGATTTTTGATAAGATAA
- a CDS encoding class I SAM-dependent methyltransferase, translating to MNFEKIEQVYDLLLENVQTIQNQLGTNIYDAMIEQNAAYVAGQHEIDLIARNNQTMKGLDLTKEEWRRSYQFLLIKANQTEPLQYNHQFTPDSIGFILSFLVDQLISTPRVTILEIGSGTGNLAQTILNASQKKLDYLGIEVDDLLIDLSAGIADVMEAEISFAQGDAVRPQILKESQVILSDLPIGYYPDDQIASRYQVASQTEHTYAHHLLMEQSLKYLEKDGFAILLAPNDLLTSPQSDLLKIWLQEQANIVAMIALPPTLFGKAAMAKSIFILQKQTARALTPFVYPLQSLQDPETVQQFMINFKNWKQENAI from the coding sequence ATGAATTTTGAAAAGATTGAACAGGTCTATGACCTGCTATTAGAAAATGTACAGACCATCCAAAATCAGTTGGGTACGAATATTTATGATGCCATGATTGAGCAGAATGCAGCCTACGTAGCTGGCCAGCATGAGATTGATTTGATTGCAAGGAACAACCAGACTATGAAAGGTTTAGACTTGACTAAGGAAGAATGGCGTCGTTCCTATCAATTTCTCTTAATCAAGGCCAATCAGACGGAACCTCTTCAGTATAATCATCAATTTACACCAGATTCAATAGGCTTTATCTTGTCATTTTTAGTGGATCAGCTTATTTCAACTCCACGAGTGACAATCTTAGAAATCGGATCAGGGACAGGAAATTTAGCCCAGACTATTCTCAATGCTAGCCAGAAAAAACTAGATTATCTTGGTATTGAAGTGGATGACCTTTTGATCGACTTATCAGCCGGTATCGCAGATGTCATGGAGGCAGAAATTAGCTTTGCTCAAGGTGATGCAGTGCGTCCGCAGATTTTGAAGGAAAGCCAAGTCATTTTAAGTGATTTGCCGATTGGCTACTATCCAGATGACCAGATTGCTAGTCGCTATCAGGTAGCCAGTCAGACGGAGCATACCTACGCTCACCATTTGCTCATGGAACAATCTCTCAAGTATCTTGAGAAAGATGGATTTGCCATTCTCTTGGCTCCCAATGACCTTTTGACTAGTCCACAAAGCGACCTATTGAAAATCTGGCTACAGGAGCAGGCCAATATTGTAGCTATGATTGCTCTTCCGCCAACCTTATTTGGAAAAGCTGCCATGGCTAAGTCTATTTTTATTCTACAAAAACAAACAGCTAGAGCACTGACTCCCTTTGTTTACCCTTTGCAAAGTCTCCAAGACCCGGAGACAGTTCAACAGTTTATGATCAATTTTAAAAATTGGAAGCAAGAAAATGCAATTTGA
- a CDS encoding acetate kinase: MSKTIAINAGSSSLKWQLYQMPEETVLAAGIIERIGLKDSISTVKYDGKKESEVLDIPNHTVAVKILLQDLLKHNIIAAYEEITGIGHRVVAGGEIFKESTVIGQKEIQQIEELSALAPLHNPAHVAAMRAFEEVLPEVVNVAVFDTAFHTTMPRHAYLYPIPQKYYTDHKVRKYGAHGTSHFYVAHEAAKVLGRPIDELKLITAHIGNGVSITANYHGQSVDTSMGFTPLAGPMMGTRSGDIDPAIIPYLIANVEELKDAADVVNMLNKQSGLLGVSGYSSDMRDIESGLQDKNPDAVLAYNIFIDRIKKFIGQYLAVLNGADAIVFTAGMGENAPLMRNDVVEGLSWFGIKLDPAKNVFGSYGDISTPESKVRVLVIPTDEELVIAREVERLK, from the coding sequence ATGTCAAAAACAATCGCTATTAACGCAGGTAGTTCTAGTTTGAAATGGCAACTCTATCAAATGCCAGAAGAAACCGTATTAGCAGCAGGAATCATTGAGCGTATCGGCTTGAAGGATTCCATCTCGACAGTCAAGTATGACGGGAAAAAAGAGAGCGAAGTTCTAGATATTCCTAATCACACAGTAGCTGTCAAGATTCTTCTGCAAGATTTGCTCAAGCACAATATTATTGCTGCTTATGAAGAAATCACTGGTATAGGTCACCGTGTGGTTGCTGGCGGAGAAATTTTCAAAGAATCAACAGTCATTGGTCAAAAAGAGATTCAGCAAATTGAGGAATTGAGTGCCTTGGCACCTCTTCATAATCCAGCTCACGTAGCAGCGATGCGTGCGTTTGAAGAAGTATTGCCAGAAGTTGTGAATGTTGCTGTCTTTGATACAGCCTTTCATACTACCATGCCAAGACATGCCTATCTCTATCCAATTCCGCAAAAGTACTATACTGACCACAAAGTTCGTAAATATGGTGCTCACGGGACTAGCCACTTTTATGTGGCTCATGAAGCCGCAAAAGTACTAGGGCGTCCAATTGATGAATTGAAGCTGATTACCGCTCATATCGGAAATGGAGTATCTATTACCGCTAATTACCATGGACAGTCAGTGGATACGTCAATGGGGTTCACACCGCTTGCTGGTCCAATGATGGGAACCCGTTCAGGTGATATTGACCCTGCAATCATTCCTTATTTGATTGCGAATGTCGAGGAATTAAAAGATGCAGCAGATGTAGTCAACATGCTCAATAAACAATCTGGTCTACTTGGTGTATCTGGTTACTCAAGTGATATGCGAGATATTGAGTCTGGTTTGCAAGATAAAAATCCAGATGCAGTTTTAGCCTATAACATCTTTATTGACCGTATCAAGAAATTTATCGGCCAATACCTAGCAGTTCTCAATGGTGCAGATGCGATTGTCTTTACCGCAGGGATGGGTGAGAATGCGCCGCTCATGCGTAACGATGTAGTTGAAGGTTTATCTTGGTTTGGCATCAAGTTGGATCCAGCTAAAAATGTATTTGGTAGCTATGGCGATATTTCAACACCAGAATCAAAAGTTCGTGTTTTGGTTATCCCAACAGATGAAGAGTTGGTTATCGCGCGAGAAGTTGAACGTTTGAAATAA
- a CDS encoding folate family ECF transporter S component gives MGKKIPQMTVQLIAAIAISLTMVMVIENYFSIRLSEILQIQFTFIPKTILGAVAGPVWAAIAAGISDPVVALMGGQPFIFTWIFIEAVSAFIYGWFYYQKPLDVQNKQDWFYVAGVVFLIQLVISFVLTPLALHIHYGTPWIALYSIRLVKAVFEIPFRILVTMLILPALQRIPDFRKLMGLKK, from the coding sequence ATGGGAAAGAAAATTCCACAGATGACTGTGCAGCTCATTGCTGCCATTGCCATTTCATTGACTATGGTCATGGTCATTGAAAACTATTTCTCTATTCGTTTATCCGAAATACTGCAGATCCAGTTCACTTTTATTCCAAAGACGATTTTGGGAGCTGTTGCGGGTCCGGTTTGGGCTGCGATTGCAGCCGGGATTTCAGATCCTGTGGTGGCCTTGATGGGTGGGCAGCCGTTTATTTTTACATGGATTTTTATAGAAGCCGTTTCAGCCTTCATCTATGGTTGGTTCTATTATCAAAAACCTTTAGATGTGCAGAACAAGCAAGATTGGTTCTATGTGGCAGGAGTTGTCTTTCTCATCCAACTGGTTATCTCATTTGTATTAACACCTCTTGCCTTACACATTCACTATGGAACACCATGGATTGCTCTATATAGTATTCGCTTGGTCAAGGCAGTTTTCGAAATTCCTTTTAGAATTTTAGTGACCATGTTGATATTACCTGCCTTACAACGGATTCCAGACTTTCGGAAGTTGATGGGGCTGAAAAAATAA
- a CDS encoding bifunctional folylpolyglutamate synthase/dihydrofolate synthase, with protein sequence MNYQETMQWLASRPASDLENGVARVQWLLERWGHPQLQLPTVHFVGTNGKGSTLNALQSILQSSGYSVGRFTSPSIIDFREQIVFQNEMISEEDFASIVTDLLPSIEELDKADRLGTISEFEIVVVAMFVYFADYRRPDILLVEAGMGGLLDATNVLSPLVVVCPSIGLDHQAFLGDTHADIARHKVAVLREGVPLVYATDQPEVAHIFEEQACRLQSRTYALERDILLESSDADFAVSTLLGRVDGLTLQMQGQHQKANAALAVTAAQLLKTEFPVITNDTIRQGLSQAIWPGRLEMILPNLMIDGAHNNESIAVLRQLIVDRYVDRDCEILFAAINTKPIDQMIQILEQVGSVTVTSFDDNRAVRLADYPADCARVETYQEWLAQLDLKNPDKLYIITGSLYFITHVRKYILEHIL encoded by the coding sequence ATGAATTATCAAGAAACCATGCAGTGGCTGGCAAGTCGTCCTGCTTCAGATTTAGAGAATGGAGTAGCACGTGTGCAATGGCTTTTGGAGCGATGGGGGCATCCTCAATTACAGTTGCCAACGGTTCATTTTGTAGGGACGAATGGTAAGGGGTCCACCTTAAACGCCTTACAGTCCATTCTTCAATCGTCAGGCTACAGCGTTGGGCGCTTTACCTCGCCGTCTATTATTGATTTTAGGGAACAAATCGTCTTTCAAAATGAGATGATTTCAGAAGAAGATTTTGCCAGCATTGTGACGGATTTGCTCCCATCTATTGAAGAGTTGGATAAGGCTGACAGATTGGGTACTATTTCTGAGTTTGAGATTGTGGTGGTTGCTATGTTTGTCTATTTTGCTGATTATCGGCGACCAGATATTCTCTTGGTTGAAGCTGGTATGGGTGGCTTACTTGATGCAACCAATGTTCTTTCGCCTCTAGTAGTGGTTTGTCCCTCAATTGGATTGGACCATCAGGCTTTCCTTGGGGATACCCATGCAGACATTGCCAGACATAAGGTGGCTGTTCTGCGTGAGGGAGTTCCACTTGTCTATGCGACAGACCAGCCAGAAGTAGCTCACATTTTTGAAGAGCAGGCTTGCAGATTACAAAGTCGGACGTACGCTTTAGAGCGAGATATTCTTTTGGAAAGTAGCGATGCCGATTTTGCAGTATCTACTTTACTTGGTAGGGTAGACGGCTTAACCTTGCAGATGCAGGGACAGCATCAAAAGGCCAATGCAGCTCTGGCAGTGACAGCAGCCCAACTATTGAAAACTGAATTCCCAGTTATTACGAATGATACCATCCGCCAAGGTTTATCCCAAGCCATTTGGCCGGGACGTTTAGAGATGATCCTGCCTAATCTGATGATTGATGGTGCCCATAATAATGAGAGTATAGCCGTTCTCCGACAGTTGATAGTAGATAGGTATGTAGACCGCGATTGTGAGATTCTATTTGCGGCGATCAACACTAAACCCATAGATCAAATGATACAGATCTTGGAGCAGGTTGGTTCTGTCACTGTTACTAGTTTTGACGATAATAGGGCAGTAAGATTAGCTGATTACCCAGCGGACTGTGCACGTGTTGAAACCTATCAGGAGTGGCTTGCACAGCTAGATTTGAAAAATCCAGACAAGCTTTATATCATCACAGGTTCGCTTTACTTTATAACCCATGTTCGGAAGTATATCTTGGAACATATTTTATGA
- the pepA gene encoding glutamyl aminopeptidase translates to MTLFEKIKEVTELQSLPGFESEVRNHIRQKITPHVDHIETDGLGGIFGIRKASVEHAPRILVAAHMDEVGFMISQIKPDGTFRVVELGGWNPLVVSSQAFTLHLQDGRTIPAISGSVPPHLSRGGNTPGLPAIADIIFDAGFANYDEAWTFGIRPGDVLVPKNETILTANGKNVISKAWDNRFGVLMVTELLEHLSGQVLPNQLIAGANVQEEVGLRGAHASTTKFNPDIFLAVDCSPAGDIYGDQGKVGDGTLLRFYDPGHILLKNMKDFLLTTAEEAGVKFQYYCGKGGTDAGAAHLKNQGVPSTTIGVCARYIHSHQTLYSMDDFLEAQAFLQALVKKLDRSTVDLIKNY, encoded by the coding sequence ATGACCCTATTTGAAAAAATCAAGGAAGTAACCGAATTGCAAAGTCTACCTGGCTTTGAAAGTGAGGTCCGCAACCACATTCGTCAGAAAATTACGCCGCATGTAGACCATATCGAAACCGATGGTCTAGGTGGAATCTTCGGCATTCGAAAAGCAAGCGTTGAACATGCACCACGTATTTTAGTAGCCGCTCATATGGATGAAGTAGGCTTTATGATTAGCCAGATCAAACCTGATGGTACATTCCGTGTGGTAGAGTTAGGTGGCTGGAATCCGCTGGTCGTATCTAGTCAAGCCTTTACTCTCCATTTGCAAGATGGACGTACGATTCCTGCAATTTCGGGCTCAGTACCTCCCCATCTTTCCCGTGGTGGCAATACACCTGGTTTGCCTGCTATCGCGGACATCATTTTCGATGCTGGATTTGCCAATTATGATGAAGCATGGACTTTTGGTATACGTCCCGGAGATGTATTGGTCCCTAAAAATGAGACAATCCTCACCGCCAACGGAAAAAATGTCATCTCTAAGGCTTGGGACAACCGCTTTGGTGTCCTTATGGTGACCGAATTATTAGAACATCTATCCGGACAAGTTCTTCCTAACCAACTGATTGCAGGAGCCAATGTACAAGAAGAAGTTGGATTGCGTGGTGCTCATGCTTCTACAACCAAATTCAATCCTGATATTTTCCTAGCTGTTGACTGTTCCCCTGCTGGAGATATTTACGGTGACCAAGGCAAAGTCGGTGACGGAACTCTCCTTCGATTCTACGATCCTGGTCATATCCTTCTAAAAAATATGAAAGACTTCCTCCTGACGACTGCCGAAGAAGCAGGTGTTAAATTTCAATACTATTGTGGCAAAGGTGGTACAGACGCTGGAGCTGCTCATTTAAAAAACCAAGGAGTCCCATCAACCACTATCGGTGTCTGCGCGCGTTACATCCACTCACACCAAACACTCTACAGCATGGATGATTTTTTAGAAGCACAAGCTTTCTTGCAGGCTCTAGTTAAAAAATTAGACCGTTCAACTGTTGACCTGATTAAAAATTATTAA
- a CDS encoding DUF4651 domain-containing protein: MKKKKTALLAGLLGVGVLTASAQFYRKIQEERKKAQALQEVREFFADLGEIATVYVDETASTQDVLIGGVVMEAGQIFLFENVRGSIRYEEEKR; encoded by the coding sequence ATGAAAAAGAAAAAAACAGCCTTACTAGCAGGCTTATTGGGGGTAGGTGTGCTCACCGCTAGTGCTCAATTTTACCGTAAAATCCAAGAGGAACGTAAAAAAGCACAGGCCTTGCAAGAGGTGCGTGAATTTTTCGCTGATTTAGGAGAGATAGCAACAGTTTACGTGGATGAAACAGCTTCAACGCAGGATGTCCTGATTGGCGGGGTTGTGATGGAAGCGGGTCAGATATTTTTGTTTGAAAATGTCCGAGGTTCGATTCGTTATGAGGAGGAGAAGAGATGA